In the Carboxydothermus hydrogenoformans Z-2901 genome, one interval contains:
- a CDS encoding response regulator transcription factor, whose amino-acid sequence MKILVVDDEAPIVELIKFNLEREGYKVLEAYDGIRALEIVKKELPDLVILDIMLPGMSGLEVCKNIRNNEKTAEIPIIMLSARGEEVDKILGLELGADDYMVKPFSPRELVARVKARLRRLEGREGKKEGIIKIKDIVIDQEKFAVYVKGKKMDFTPKEFELLKLLASNPGKVFTREYLLEKIWGYEFLGDTRTVDVHIRHIRQKIEDNPADPVYIETVRGVGYRFGEEKK is encoded by the coding sequence ATGAAAATTTTAGTGGTGGATGATGAAGCTCCAATTGTGGAGCTAATAAAGTTCAACCTGGAGCGGGAAGGTTATAAAGTTTTGGAAGCTTATGATGGTATAAGAGCCCTTGAGATTGTAAAAAAAGAGCTTCCGGATTTAGTTATCCTTGATATTATGCTTCCCGGAATGAGTGGTTTGGAAGTATGTAAAAATATCAGGAACAATGAAAAAACAGCGGAAATACCAATCATCATGTTAAGCGCCCGCGGGGAGGAAGTGGATAAAATCCTGGGCTTAGAGTTAGGGGCCGATGATTATATGGTGAAGCCCTTTTCTCCCCGGGAACTGGTAGCCAGGGTTAAAGCAAGACTCAGACGTTTGGAAGGAAGAGAGGGGAAGAAAGAGGGAATTATCAAAATTAAAGATATTGTCATAGATCAGGAAAAATTTGCGGTTTACGTTAAGGGCAAAAAAATGGATTTTACTCCCAAAGAGTTTGAGCTTTTAAAGCTTTTAGCCAGTAATCCCGGTAAAGTATTTACCCGGGAATATCTTTTAGAGAAAATATGGGGTTACGAGTTTTTGGGAGATACCCGGACGGTGGATGTTCATATTCGTCATATACGACAAAAGATAGAAGATAATCCGGCAGATCCGGTTTACATCGAAACCGTTCGGGGAGTGGGTTACCGGTTCGGTGAGGAAAAGAAATGA
- the pgeF gene encoding peptidoglycan editing factor PgeF, translated as MEFLLKERKGLKLFFFKKFQDFGIDAFFTTRSGGQSSGPYQSFNLALHVGDEQKAVIKNRELLAAVWDLDLKNFVAAEQVHGTNIALVDHADGGRGMEQLDSAVKKTDGLITREKNLGLLTFYADCVPLYFFSPDPFLLGVAHAGWRGTLTEIGAKMVYTLTSLGAKPENIICGIGPAIGPCCYEVGDEVAQSFLDRGYPKGVIKKEGKYFLNLWEINSEILIKAGIQQQNIEILNLCTSCNPDLFFSYRRDAGVTGRMAAGIIKREVGYENFSGG; from the coding sequence ATGGAGTTTTTATTAAAAGAAAGAAAAGGCTTAAAGCTTTTTTTCTTTAAAAAATTCCAGGATTTTGGTATTGATGCTTTTTTCACCACGCGCTCTGGGGGGCAAAGTTCAGGACCTTATCAAAGTTTTAATTTAGCCCTCCACGTGGGTGATGAACAAAAGGCTGTAATAAAAAACCGCGAACTTTTAGCCGCAGTTTGGGATTTAGATTTAAAAAATTTTGTAGCAGCGGAGCAGGTACATGGTACAAATATTGCCCTTGTAGACCATGCTGATGGCGGACGGGGTATGGAACAACTGGATTCGGCGGTAAAAAAGACCGACGGCTTAATTACCAGGGAAAAAAACCTTGGACTTTTAACGTTTTATGCCGACTGCGTGCCGTTGTACTTTTTTTCGCCTGATCCTTTTCTTTTAGGGGTAGCCCATGCCGGGTGGCGGGGTACGTTAACGGAAATTGGGGCAAAAATGGTTTATACTTTAACTTCCTTAGGGGCAAAACCGGAAAATATTATTTGCGGTATCGGGCCGGCAATTGGACCGTGCTGTTATGAAGTGGGCGATGAGGTTGCCCAGAGTTTTCTTGACCGGGGCTATCCCAAGGGAGTGATAAAAAAAGAGGGGAAATACTTTTTAAATCTCTGGGAGATAAATTCCGAAATATTAATTAAAGCTGGTATTCAGCAGCAAAACATTGAGATTTTAAATCTTTGCACGTCCTGTAATCCTGACTTATTTTTTTCTTACCGCAGGGATGCGGGTGTAACCGGGCGTATGGCTGCCGGGATTATAAAAAGGGAGGTAGGTTATGAAAATTTTAGTGGTGGATGA
- a CDS encoding MBL fold metallo-hydrolase RNA specificity domain-containing protein has protein sequence MELTFFGAADTVTGSCYLFNVAGHKFLVDCGLFQGPKAIKERNYGEFPFNPREIEFILLTHAHIDHSGLIPKLVKKGFKGTIYATEPTVDLAAVMLPDSGHVQEMEVERKNRKLRRAGKPELQPIYTADDAFNALAYFQKIPLETPITPLPGLEVTFFDAGHILGSAMIKIAYKGQDATRTILFTGDLGRNGRPFMKEPQKVPLTDILVLESTYGDRVRSEEGDLKTLLKSLIEKVYRRNGNLIIPAFAMERTQDLIYILNDLVENKEVPPIDVYIDSPLAVEITKLFKKYPMFFNEEYKEKLNRGDDPLAFPGLHFSVSQEDSVKLNNISRAIIISASGMADAGRIRHHLKHNLWRPESAVLLVGYQAQDTLGRKLLDGAKEVKIMGEEIAVKAEVYHYDGLSAHADQRELLAFIGRFSQKPAQIYLVHGEDEARLNLKKLIEEKYRIPCYLPRYQETISLLANLPGKSEEVLIDKVITLLKAKQLTEKARDLVEKLVKELES, from the coding sequence ATGGAATTAACTTTTTTCGGTGCCGCTGATACAGTTACCGGCTCGTGCTACCTATTTAACGTTGCCGGGCACAAGTTTTTGGTGGATTGCGGGCTTTTTCAGGGCCCAAAAGCGATAAAGGAAAGAAATTATGGCGAATTTCCTTTTAATCCACGGGAAATCGAGTTTATTCTTTTAACCCATGCCCATATCGACCATTCCGGGTTAATTCCTAAGCTTGTAAAAAAAGGTTTTAAGGGAACCATTTATGCCACGGAACCGACGGTGGATTTAGCGGCGGTAATGCTCCCCGATAGCGGACATGTGCAGGAAATGGAAGTGGAGAGAAAAAACAGAAAACTAAGACGGGCAGGTAAGCCGGAATTACAGCCGATTTATACCGCTGACGATGCATTTAATGCTTTGGCATATTTTCAAAAAATACCTTTGGAAACACCCATTACTCCCTTACCTGGTTTAGAAGTTACTTTTTTTGATGCCGGACACATTTTAGGTTCGGCTATGATAAAAATTGCATATAAAGGGCAGGACGCTACCAGAACTATTTTGTTTACCGGCGATTTAGGCCGAAATGGCAGGCCTTTTATGAAAGAACCGCAAAAAGTTCCTTTGACCGATATTTTAGTTTTAGAAAGTACGTATGGTGACCGGGTTCGTTCCGAGGAAGGAGATTTAAAAACTCTTTTAAAATCTTTAATTGAAAAAGTTTATAGGAGAAACGGCAATTTAATTATTCCGGCTTTTGCTATGGAGCGGACCCAGGATTTAATTTATATTTTAAACGACTTAGTGGAAAATAAGGAAGTACCTCCAATAGATGTATACATCGATAGCCCTTTGGCGGTGGAAATTACCAAGCTTTTCAAAAAATATCCGATGTTTTTTAATGAAGAGTACAAAGAAAAACTTAACCGGGGAGATGATCCCCTTGCCTTTCCTGGCCTTCATTTTTCGGTAAGCCAGGAAGATTCGGTAAAGCTTAATAACATTAGCCGGGCTATTATTATATCTGCTTCAGGTATGGCCGATGCGGGCCGGATACGCCATCATTTAAAACATAATTTATGGCGGCCAGAGTCGGCGGTATTGTTGGTTGGCTATCAAGCTCAGGATACCCTGGGTCGAAAGTTGTTAGATGGAGCAAAAGAGGTTAAAATTATGGGTGAGGAGATCGCCGTTAAGGCGGAAGTTTACCACTATGATGGTTTATCGGCCCATGCCGATCAGAGGGAGTTACTGGCGTTTATCGGAAGGTTTAGCCAAAAACCTGCGCAAATTTACCTGGTTCACGGGGAAGACGAGGCCCGGCTAAATTTAAAAAAATTAATTGAAGAAAAATATCGGATACCGTGTTACCTTCCCCGTTACCAGGAAACAATATCTTTACTTGCAAACTTACCCGGAAAATCGGAAGAAGTATTAATCGATAAAGTAATTACTTTATTGAAAGCTAAACAATTAACGGAGAAAGCCAGAGATTTAGTGGAAAAATTAGTTAAGGAGTTAGAAAGTTGA
- the nrdG gene encoding anaerobic ribonucleoside-triphosphate reductase activating protein — protein MAKLKVAGITRESVTDGPGLRLVVYTQGCPHRCDGCHNPETWDVSGGYELESELIFEQIKKNPLLAGLTISGGEPFLQAKNLIDLVQKTSVLGKNTVIYTGYTFEELMQIGQHQPEILELLKAADYLVDGPFIKELKTFTLPFRGSSNQRLIDLKKSFLQKQIVEVKWE, from the coding sequence ATGGCGAAACTAAAGGTAGCAGGTATTACCAGGGAAAGTGTAACGGACGGTCCGGGGTTACGTCTGGTGGTTTATACGCAGGGTTGCCCTCACCGGTGTGATGGTTGTCATAATCCGGAAACCTGGGATGTTTCCGGGGGCTATGAATTGGAAAGCGAACTAATTTTTGAACAAATCAAGAAAAATCCTCTCTTAGCAGGGTTAACCATTTCCGGGGGTGAGCCGTTTTTACAGGCTAAAAACTTAATTGATTTGGTACAAAAAACTTCTGTTCTTGGCAAAAATACGGTTATTTATACCGGTTATACCTTTGAGGAGTTAATGCAAATTGGACAACATCAACCAGAAATTTTAGAATTGTTAAAAGCTGCCGATTACCTGGTAGATGGGCCCTTTATCAAGGAACTTAAAACTTTTACTTTACCTTTTAGAGGCTCGTCGAATCAGAGGTTAATTGACTTGAAAAAGAGTTTTTTACAAAAGCAAATAGTTGAAGTGAAATGGGAGTAA
- the nrdD gene encoding anaerobic ribonucleoside-triphosphate reductase — MFKEIIKRDGRVVPFDPNKITEAIFKAARAVGGEDRETALKLTLQVLGYLKAKYNGNLFNVEDVQDAVEKILIENGHAKTAKAYILYRAKRTAIREGKSELMDTVAEILVETSRENANIGHSPAAKMYQIASAASKHYYLSRLIPEELALLHKRGDYHIHDLDYYAKTINCLQHPLKEILEKGFNNGHGYIRPPKRPGSAAALAAIVLQSAQNDMYGGQSFPFFDRDMAAFMGQAPEEEIFQAMEAFIYNLNSMHSRAGNQVVFSSINLGTDTSEAGRKVTRNFLLAYERGLGRGENPIFPNIIFRLKKGVNFEPGDPNYDLFQLALRVAAKRLNPTFSFMDSSFNQRYGDQVSYMGCRTRVMANRKGPEVTERRGNIAAVTLNLPRLAIKARGNLEVFWQELFWLMEMGKQQLLHRLSVLKNLKVKDLPFIMGQKIYLGSENLGPEDSILPAIVHGTFSIGFIGLAETLILLTEKHHGESEEAQELGLKIVKAMREKVDEFCEETDLNFALLATPAEGLSGRFTALDRKEFGVIPGVTDKQYYTNSFHVPVAYPIEIFRKIEIEGPYHKYCNGGHISYVEFSAPPLNNIEALEAVIRHMAKNDMGYAGINYPLDFCENCGFLGVIDDLCPACGEGQIRRVRRITGYLSTVDRFNDAKLAELYDRRPHGVL, encoded by the coding sequence ATGTTTAAAGAGATTATCAAACGGGACGGTAGGGTAGTGCCTTTTGACCCTAATAAAATAACCGAAGCAATTTTTAAAGCAGCCCGGGCGGTGGGAGGAGAAGATCGGGAAACGGCTTTAAAATTGACCTTACAGGTCCTCGGCTATTTAAAAGCAAAATATAACGGAAATCTTTTTAACGTGGAAGATGTCCAGGATGCGGTGGAAAAAATTTTAATTGAAAACGGTCATGCGAAAACGGCCAAGGCGTATATTCTCTACCGGGCAAAAAGAACGGCGATTCGGGAAGGCAAATCGGAATTAATGGATACCGTGGCGGAAATCTTGGTGGAAACCAGCCGGGAAAACGCCAATATCGGGCACTCGCCGGCGGCCAAAATGTACCAAATAGCCAGTGCTGCCTCCAAACATTACTACCTTTCCCGGCTAATTCCCGAAGAACTGGCGCTGTTACATAAGCGGGGCGATTACCACATCCACGATTTAGATTATTATGCCAAAACCATAAACTGCCTCCAGCATCCCTTAAAGGAAATTTTAGAAAAAGGCTTTAATAATGGACATGGCTATATAAGACCGCCAAAGCGTCCGGGTAGTGCGGCGGCCCTGGCGGCCATTGTGTTGCAGAGTGCTCAAAATGACATGTACGGCGGGCAGAGCTTTCCGTTTTTCGACCGGGATATGGCAGCCTTTATGGGTCAGGCGCCGGAGGAAGAGATTTTCCAGGCGATGGAGGCGTTTATCTATAATTTAAACAGCATGCACAGCCGGGCAGGAAATCAGGTAGTCTTTAGCAGTATAAATCTGGGCACCGACACCAGCGAGGCGGGTCGCAAAGTTACGAGAAATTTTTTACTGGCCTACGAAAGAGGGCTTGGCCGGGGCGAAAATCCCATTTTTCCCAATATAATTTTTCGTCTGAAAAAAGGCGTTAACTTTGAGCCGGGTGACCCCAATTACGATCTTTTTCAACTTGCTTTAAGGGTTGCCGCTAAAAGGCTAAATCCAACTTTTAGTTTTATGGACAGTAGCTTTAATCAGAGGTACGGCGACCAGGTAAGTTATATGGGCTGTCGTACCAGGGTTATGGCCAACCGGAAGGGACCGGAGGTTACCGAACGGCGGGGGAACATTGCTGCGGTTACCTTAAATCTACCCCGGCTTGCCATTAAAGCCAGGGGTAACCTTGAAGTTTTTTGGCAGGAACTATTCTGGCTTATGGAAATGGGAAAACAGCAGCTCCTTCACCGGCTTTCCGTTTTAAAAAATTTAAAGGTAAAGGATTTACCTTTTATCATGGGGCAAAAAATTTATTTGGGTTCCGAAAATTTGGGACCGGAAGATTCAATTTTACCGGCAATTGTGCATGGGACATTTTCGATAGGCTTTATCGGTCTTGCGGAAACCTTAATTTTACTTACCGAAAAACATCACGGAGAAAGTGAGGAAGCTCAGGAACTGGGCCTCAAAATAGTAAAAGCTATGCGGGAAAAGGTGGATGAGTTTTGTGAGGAAACGGACCTTAACTTTGCCTTGCTGGCAACCCCCGCGGAAGGTTTATCCGGGCGATTTACGGCTTTGGACCGAAAAGAATTTGGGGTGATACCCGGAGTTACCGATAAGCAATACTACACTAACTCTTTTCATGTGCCGGTAGCGTATCCCATTGAAATATTTAGAAAGATAGAAATTGAGGGACCGTATCACAAGTACTGCAACGGTGGGCACATTAGCTATGTAGAGTTTTCCGCTCCTCCCTTAAATAACATTGAAGCTTTGGAAGCGGTTATAAGACATATGGCAAAAAACGACATGGGATATGCGGGAATTAACTATCCCCTTGATTTTTGCGAAAACTGTGGCTTTTTAGGGGTGATTGATGACCTTTGTCCAGCCTGCGGTGAGGGACAGATTAGGCGGGTTAGAAGGATTACCGGTTATTTAAGTACGGTAGACCGTTTTAACGATGCAAAACTGGCCGAACTTTACGACCGCAGACCCCACGGGGTGTTATAA
- the nrdR gene encoding transcriptional regulator NrdR translates to MRCPFCGNENTRVIDTRAAEDGFAIKRRRECENCSKRFTTYERLDDRPLIVVKKDGSKQLFDKHKIYTGLLKACEKRPIAESKLLEIAEEIERELKNRLEQEVTSLEIGEMVMSRLKKLDEVAYVRFASVYRQFKDVNSFLEELKKLLNGGENS, encoded by the coding sequence TTGAGGTGTCCTTTTTGCGGTAACGAAAATACCCGGGTGATAGATACCCGGGCAGCGGAGGATGGTTTTGCCATTAAAAGGCGCCGGGAATGTGAAAACTGCAGCAAAAGATTTACCACCTATGAACGTTTGGATGACCGGCCGTTAATTGTGGTTAAAAAAGATGGCAGCAAGCAACTATTTGATAAACACAAAATTTACACTGGCTTATTAAAGGCGTGCGAAAAAAGGCCTATTGCCGAGAGCAAGCTTTTAGAAATAGCTGAGGAGATTGAGAGGGAACTAAAAAATAGATTAGAGCAGGAGGTTACAAGTTTGGAAATTGGGGAAATGGTCATGAGCCGGTTAAAGAAACTTGATGAAGTAGCGTATGTTCGCTTTGCCTCGGTATACCGGCAGTTTAAAGATGTTAATTCTTTTTTAGAAGAGTTAAAGAAACTGTTAAACGGGGGAGAGAATTCATAA
- a CDS encoding YlmC/YmxH family sporulation protein, with the protein MLRLSELKYREVINVADGRRLGLIKDIDLDLERGKINGLIIPVATRSWNFWARNDDVFIPWSAIKKIGIDVILVDLPNFVEIPSR; encoded by the coding sequence ATGTTAAGGCTTTCGGAATTGAAATATCGTGAAGTAATTAACGTTGCGGACGGACGGCGGCTCGGGCTAATTAAAGATATTGATCTGGATTTAGAGAGGGGTAAAATTAATGGCTTAATCATACCGGTAGCTACCCGGAGCTGGAATTTTTGGGCGCGGAATGATGATGTGTTTATTCCCTGGTCGGCGATAAAAAAAATTGGAATAGATGTAATTCTGGTGGACCTTCCCAATTTTGTTGAAATACCGTCCCGCTAA
- the spoIIR gene encoding stage II sporulation protein R gives MGASLIFGFFSYKGEIMPKVVENDIIRFHVIAASDNPADQELKLRVRDEVLTYLYPRLKTVKRREDALNVIKNELPHITAVAQNYLKTQGKDIGIKVEMGKFYFSERSYGEYLVPAGYYDALRIKIGKAEGHNWWCILYPHLCFADWGRIEPSHVKSYYLKSLFIKKFKKTIKKG, from the coding sequence TTGGGGGCAAGTTTAATTTTTGGTTTCTTTTCCTATAAAGGGGAGATAATGCCCAAAGTGGTGGAGAACGATATTATCCGTTTTCATGTAATTGCTGCCAGCGATAACCCCGCTGACCAGGAGCTAAAATTAAGGGTAAGGGATGAAGTATTAACGTATTTATATCCCAGATTAAAAACGGTAAAAAGGCGCGAGGATGCGTTAAATGTTATAAAAAATGAACTGCCCCACATCACTGCTGTGGCCCAGAATTATCTTAAAACTCAGGGAAAAGATATTGGGATAAAAGTGGAGATGGGAAAGTTTTATTTTTCCGAGCGCTCTTATGGTGAATATCTGGTACCTGCCGGCTATTACGATGCTTTAAGAATAAAAATCGGCAAAGCCGAGGGGCATAACTGGTGGTGCATTCTTTATCCCCACCTTTGTTTTGCCGATTGGGGACGAATCGAACCTTCGCACGTAAAAAGTTATTACTTGAAGTCCCTTTTCATTAAGAAGTTCAAAAAAACAATAAAAAAAGGGTAA
- the sigG gene encoding RNA polymerase sporulation sigma factor SigG produces MQSNKVEICGVNTSKLPVLTNQEMKKLFLKVKEGDMEARQKLISGNLRLVLSIIQRFTNRGEYVDDLFQVGCIGLIKAIDNFDLEQNVKFSTYAVPMIIGEIRRYLRDNNPIRVSRSLRDVAYKALQVRDNLVGRFSREPTVSEIAQELKVPQEEVVFALDAIQDPVSLFEPIYQDGGDPIFVMDQIKDEKNTDHNWLQGIALKEALERLNERERLILKLRFYEGKTQMEVAEEIGISQAQVSRLEKAALNHLRKFV; encoded by the coding sequence ATGCAATCAAACAAAGTCGAGATTTGCGGAGTTAATACTTCCAAACTGCCGGTGCTAACCAACCAGGAAATGAAAAAACTTTTCCTTAAGGTTAAAGAAGGGGATATGGAGGCAAGGCAAAAACTTATTTCGGGTAACTTGAGACTTGTTTTAAGCATAATTCAAAGATTTACCAATCGCGGGGAGTATGTGGATGACCTTTTTCAAGTAGGGTGCATCGGGCTAATTAAAGCCATTGATAACTTTGATTTGGAGCAAAATGTTAAATTTTCAACCTATGCAGTACCAATGATTATTGGCGAAATTCGCCGGTATTTGCGGGATAATAATCCCATAAGGGTAAGCCGGTCTTTAAGGGATGTCGCTTATAAAGCTCTCCAGGTACGGGATAATTTGGTCGGACGTTTTTCCCGGGAGCCTACCGTAAGTGAAATTGCCCAGGAGTTAAAAGTTCCGCAGGAAGAGGTAGTTTTTGCCTTAGATGCTATTCAAGATCCGGTTTCTCTTTTTGAACCGATTTACCAGGACGGCGGCGATCCCATATTTGTTATGGATCAAATCAAGGACGAAAAAAATACCGACCATAACTGGCTTCAAGGGATAGCTTTAAAAGAAGCTTTAGAACGGTTAAATGAAAGGGAAAGGCTTATTTTAAAATTGCGATTTTATGAAGGTAAAACCCAGATGGAGGTGGCCGAAGAAATCGGTATTTCCCAGGCCCAGGTCTCAAGGTTGGAAAAAGCAGCCTTAAATCATTTAAGAAAGTTTGTTTGA